Genomic DNA from Desulfobacterales bacterium:
TCAGGAATTCCGAAACAGGTCATTGAAGATCTTACAATTTTTAATTTAAAGCCGCCATCATCCCTTGCCGAAGTTAAAAAAGCAAGAATAAGAGAGATAAAAAAATGCCATGCTGATAAATTTGTAAATGATTCTGAAAAGCTTAAAGCCGCAAATAAAATCATGCAGATTTATAATACTGCTTACGATAGATTAGAAATTTATTATAACAACAAAGGAGCAGCATAAATGCCTTTAGATATTAATGAAAAAATCCTTACAAAGATGATTCCTGAGCCTTACGAATATTTCAGAAATTTCGTTCCAAAAAGAGACGATTTTTTAAAAGAACTTGAATACGAAGCTAAAAAAGAAGAAATTCCCATAATAGGACCTATGGTGGGCAATCTTCTTTATATTATCGCTCGTTCAATTAATGCAAAAAATATTCTCGAGCTTGGCACAGCAATAGGATATTCGACTATATTTCTGGCTAAAGCATGCGAATTTACGAATGGAAAAGTAATAACAATTGAAATAAACGAGGCATTAGGAAAAAGAGCTGATTTAAATTTCAATAAAGCTGAGCTTAGTAATAGAATTGAACTTAAAATTAGCAATGCATCTAAATACATGAATTCAGCTAATATGGATTTTGATTTAATATTTATGGACATTGATAAAGAATTTTATGCTGAAGCTTTAAAAGGATGCTATAAGCTTTTAAAAAAGAATGGTCTTCTCATTGTTGATAACACAGCATTCAAAGATGCTGATGCATTTAATAAAGCTATGTTAAATGATCCGAATTGGCTTATGGTAAATTTATTCTCTTTTCTGCCGTTTCATTCTCCTGAGCAAGACGGAATTTGTATAGCTCTTAAATTATAAACAGTGGTAGTC
This window encodes:
- a CDS encoding O-methyltransferase, giving the protein MPLDINEKILTKMIPEPYEYFRNFVPKRDDFLKELEYEAKKEEIPIIGPMVGNLLYIIARSINAKNILELGTAIGYSTIFLAKACEFTNGKVITIEINEALGKRADLNFNKAELSNRIELKISNASKYMNSANMDFDLIFMDIDKEFYAEALKGCYKLLKKNGLLIVDNTAFKDADAFNKAMLNDPNWLMVNLFSFLPFHSPEQDGICIALKL